The sequence below is a genomic window from Actinomycetota bacterium.
GAGCGCCCGGGTAGCGCTCAACCGGATGGCCGCCGATGAGCTCATCACGCTCCCCGCGGCCCGTAACTCCAACGGCAACGGGCGGCTGCCCCGCTACCGCAACGCCGAACAGGGCGAGCTGTTCGGTCCCGAACCGGTCACCGCCGCCCTACCCGCCCTCGGGCCACTGCGCCTACGCCTGGTCACCACCCGGGCCGACTCGGCCAGCTACCGCGACCTGATCGCCACCCACCACTACCTCGGCTACACCCCCATGGCCGGAGCGCAACTGCGCTACCTCATCGACACCGAACAGCACGGGATCGTCGCCGCCGCCGGCTTCGCCGCCTCAGCCTGGAAATGCGCCGCCCGCGACACCCACCTCGGCTGGGACCCAGCCACCCGCCAAGCCAAACTGCACCTGATCGTAGGCAACGCCCGCTTCCTCATCGCACCGCACCTGCGGGTACCCCACCTGGCCTCAGCAGTCCTGGGCCGAATCACCCGCCGGCTACCCACCGACTGGCGCGCCGCTTATGGCTACGCCCCAGTGCTCATCGAAACCTTCGTGGAGACCCCCCGCTTCACCGGGACCAGCTACCGGGCAGCGAACTGGATCCACGTCGGACACACCCAAGGACGCGGCAAACTCGACCGCCACCACACCCAGGCACTACCAGTCAAAGACGTCTACCTCTACCCACTGCACCGCTCCTACCAGGCCATCCTCACCACACCAGCCTGACGACCAAAACCCCTGCCACACAAGGTGAACCCGTCGCTACTGCACGGGAACACC
It includes:
- a CDS encoding DUF4338 domain-containing protein, translating into MPTTAVPTTAVRYCGREFTGAELASIHALTAALPNRAQIAEAVCAELGWRRPDGQLKTMSARVALNRMAADELITLPAARNSNGNGRLPRYRNAEQGELFGPEPVTAALPALGPLRLRLVTTRADSASYRDLIATHHYLGYTPMAGAQLRYLIDTEQHGIVAAAGFAASAWKCAARDTHLGWDPATRQAKLHLIVGNARFLIAPHLRVPHLASAVLGRITRRLPTDWRAAYGYAPVLIETFVETPRFTGTSYRAANWIHVGHTQGRGKLDRHHTQALPVKDVYLYPLHRSYQAILTTPA